The Myxococcota bacterium genome includes a window with the following:
- a CDS encoding sigma-54 dependent transcriptional regulator yields MSLAGARILVVEDHAPLRRGIVAALRDRGADVEECDRGDTALARVSDAHSGGYDVVLTDLRLPVADGLEVLAAARARDERCSVLLLTAYGSVDTAVRAMQAGAFDFLEKPVDLAQLELRIERALEHRRLVGEVRELREERAGREAAREVVARDPAMRDALELARRVAATRSNVLITGETGTGKELIAGLIHRASTRSGAPLVQVNCAALPETLLESELFGHERGAFTGADRRRAGRFEEASGGTLFLDEIGELSGATQAKLLRVLQDQRFHRLGGNEALHTDARIVAATNRDLEAEVRSGAFREDLFFRLDVIRIELPPLRERPDDLVELAQRFLQEFAAGRDSAPRGFAPDALRRLRAHRWPGNVRELRNAIERAELLAPGATIRAEDLSLVEAAPAEDAAAWRPQLPPPGWTLDDWERALVEEALLRTGYVQKDACELLGISRRKLNYMIQKMGITHERWRRNRPTTDASDDAETPDSKGLDSRPR; encoded by the coding sequence ATGAGCCTGGCGGGCGCCCGCATCCTCGTGGTCGAGGACCACGCTCCGCTGCGGCGCGGAATCGTGGCCGCGCTGCGCGACCGCGGAGCCGATGTCGAGGAGTGCGACCGCGGCGACACAGCGCTCGCGCGGGTGAGCGACGCCCACTCGGGCGGGTACGACGTGGTGCTCACCGACCTGCGCCTACCCGTTGCCGACGGACTCGAGGTACTCGCGGCCGCGCGTGCCCGTGACGAGCGCTGTTCGGTGCTCTTACTGACGGCCTACGGGAGCGTCGACACCGCGGTGCGCGCAATGCAGGCCGGTGCGTTCGACTTCCTCGAGAAGCCGGTGGACCTGGCTCAGCTCGAGCTGCGCATCGAGCGCGCCCTGGAGCATCGGCGGCTGGTGGGTGAGGTGCGCGAACTGCGTGAGGAACGCGCCGGGCGTGAGGCCGCGCGCGAGGTCGTCGCGCGCGACCCGGCGATGCGCGACGCGCTCGAGCTGGCCCGTCGCGTGGCCGCGACGCGCTCGAACGTGCTGATCACGGGCGAGACGGGGACCGGCAAGGAGCTGATCGCGGGCCTGATCCACCGGGCCTCGACGCGGTCCGGGGCGCCGCTGGTGCAGGTGAACTGCGCGGCGCTGCCCGAGACCCTGCTCGAATCCGAACTCTTCGGGCACGAGCGCGGTGCATTCACAGGCGCGGACCGGCGCCGCGCGGGACGCTTCGAAGAAGCGAGCGGGGGCACCCTGTTCCTCGACGAGATCGGCGAGCTCTCGGGTGCGACCCAGGCGAAGCTGCTCCGCGTGCTCCAGGACCAGCGCTTCCACCGGCTCGGCGGGAACGAGGCGCTCCACACGGACGCGCGGATCGTGGCGGCGACGAACCGGGATCTCGAGGCGGAAGTGCGGTCCGGCGCGTTCCGGGAGGACCTCTTCTTCCGCCTCGACGTCATCCGCATCGAGCTGCCGCCCCTGCGGGAGCGTCCCGACGATCTGGTCGAACTCGCCCAGCGCTTCCTGCAGGAGTTCGCAGCCGGCCGGGACAGCGCACCGCGCGGATTCGCCCCGGATGCGCTGCGACGGCTGCGCGCCCACCGCTGGCCGGGAAACGTGCGCGAGCTGCGAAACGCGATCGAGCGCGCCGAGCTGCTGGCGCCTGGGGCGACGATCCGGGCCGAGGATCTCTCGCTGGTCGAGGCGGCTCCCGCGGAGGATGCGGCTGCCTGGCGCCCTCAGCTCCCGCCCCCGGGCTGGACCCTCGATGACTGGGAGCGTGCGCTGGTAGAGGAAGCCTTGCTCCGCACCGGCTACGTTCAGAAAGACGCCTGCGAGCTGCTCGGGATCAGTCGGCGAAAGCTGAACTACATGATCCAGAAGATGGGCATCACCCACGAGCGCTGGCGTCGCAATCGGCCGACCACCGACGCCTCGGACGACGCGGAAACCCCGGATTCCAAAGGGCTTGATTCCCGTCCCCGTTGA
- a CDS encoding tetratricopeptide repeat protein: MRVLVSDLRVLVLGLLGLVLLAGACGSDESALADHFDRGEEYRENEQWEEAIIEYKNVLQIDPNHGGAHFGLSQSFLSSGKTAEGFWELREAVRTDPGNHEAAVQFGQLSVYAGELEEALERANAVIAAEPNNEKAWLVKGQAHEGLEQRDEALAAFEKAVDVKPDDDAVLLVLANFHRRAGDRVRAEPLFRKAADDHPSTRSLLALAGFYSEDKDRDGEAEGAYRRALAVAEDGDIERSYGLLGNYLYARERPDEAIAVFNEGIEKSVDPLPLMYRLARIYLGQGREDDANALIEEATTKVTDDPQPYLTLSSYRGAQGDLAGALEAAENAIRVAPDNENGPLRKAEVLLEMGYRDGDEELTKQARELVDGVLEKEPSNPGGLFVRSKLDLAEVKLDDAIQGLRAAIDVRPDWAEAHFLLGSALRMSGQRAAARTELARALEIDASLFEARRVLADVHADLGEHEYAVEEGRRYLQINPGSNTTRIRVAQGLIHMGRIDEARTEIESIPAEARDEQVEFALGRIHHQMGDYETAHQFLLAAVERRPDHPEILSSLLATEERLGKTDDGIARVLKAVEDNPDSSSLQRLLGVMSLAQGKPEDAIAAFEKAIEIDPSDMTAYRNLADVYARTGRTQQIIETYEKALEQRPDQPRIHHFLGVLHEMGGRTDVAVKHYEKAIQFAPDLAESKNNLAYLYAESGENLDRALDLAQDAKALLPDDPNTADTLGWVLYRRGVPGAAVGYLKEAEAGLESDDPNLGLIRHHLALAYKESGEKENARSAARRAIEAHSEFVEAQKARGVRNMPPPPWLGEAKSMVESL; encoded by the coding sequence ATGCGCGTTCTCGTTTCCGACCTTCGTGTACTGGTCCTCGGCCTGTTGGGCCTCGTGCTGCTCGCGGGCGCCTGTGGCTCCGACGAGTCCGCGCTGGCCGACCACTTCGACCGCGGTGAGGAATACCGCGAGAACGAGCAGTGGGAAGAAGCGATCATCGAGTACAAGAACGTGCTCCAGATCGATCCGAACCACGGGGGAGCGCATTTCGGGCTCTCCCAGTCGTTCTTGAGCTCCGGCAAGACCGCGGAGGGCTTCTGGGAGCTGCGCGAGGCCGTCCGCACGGATCCCGGCAACCACGAAGCCGCCGTGCAGTTCGGCCAGCTCTCGGTCTACGCGGGCGAACTCGAGGAGGCGCTCGAGCGCGCCAACGCCGTGATCGCGGCCGAGCCCAACAACGAAAAGGCGTGGCTCGTGAAGGGGCAGGCCCACGAGGGTCTGGAACAGCGCGACGAGGCCCTGGCCGCTTTCGAGAAGGCGGTCGACGTGAAGCCCGACGACGACGCGGTCCTGCTCGTCCTCGCCAACTTCCACCGTCGGGCCGGGGACCGCGTGCGCGCCGAGCCGCTCTTCCGGAAGGCGGCCGACGACCATCCGTCGACGCGCTCGTTGCTCGCGTTGGCAGGGTTCTACTCCGAGGACAAGGACCGCGACGGCGAAGCCGAGGGGGCCTACCGCCGCGCCCTGGCGGTCGCCGAGGACGGCGACATCGAGCGCTCGTACGGGCTGCTCGGCAACTACCTCTACGCGCGCGAGCGGCCCGACGAGGCGATCGCGGTCTTCAACGAGGGCATCGAGAAGTCGGTCGATCCTCTGCCGCTCATGTACCGCCTCGCGCGGATCTACCTCGGTCAGGGCAGGGAAGACGATGCGAACGCGCTGATCGAAGAGGCGACCACGAAGGTCACCGACGATCCCCAGCCCTATCTCACCCTGTCGAGCTATCGCGGCGCCCAGGGCGACCTGGCCGGTGCGCTCGAAGCCGCCGAGAACGCGATCCGCGTGGCTCCGGACAACGAGAACGGCCCGCTTCGCAAGGCCGAGGTCCTGCTCGAGATGGGCTACCGCGACGGCGACGAGGAGTTGACGAAGCAGGCCCGCGAGCTCGTCGATGGCGTGCTCGAGAAGGAGCCCTCGAATCCGGGCGGCCTGTTCGTGCGCTCGAAGCTCGACCTCGCCGAGGTGAAGCTCGACGACGCGATCCAGGGCCTCCGAGCGGCGATCGACGTGCGTCCGGACTGGGCCGAGGCCCACTTCCTGCTGGGTTCCGCACTGCGCATGAGCGGTCAGCGGGCGGCCGCCCGCACCGAACTCGCGCGGGCCCTCGAGATCGACGCCTCGCTCTTCGAGGCACGCCGGGTCCTCGCCGACGTGCACGCCGATCTCGGCGAGCACGAGTACGCCGTCGAAGAGGGACGCCGCTACCTGCAGATCAACCCGGGGTCGAACACGACCCGCATTCGCGTGGCCCAGGGCCTGATCCACATGGGTCGGATCGACGAGGCCCGCACCGAGATCGAGTCGATCCCGGCCGAGGCCCGGGACGAGCAGGTGGAGTTCGCCCTCGGTCGCATCCATCACCAGATGGGCGACTACGAGACGGCTCACCAGTTCCTGCTCGCCGCGGTCGAGCGGCGCCCGGATCACCCCGAGATCTTGAGCAGCCTCCTGGCGACGGAGGAGCGACTCGGGAAGACCGACGACGGCATCGCGCGGGTGCTGAAAGCGGTCGAGGACAACCCGGACTCGTCCTCGCTGCAGCGACTCCTCGGTGTCATGTCCCTCGCGCAGGGCAAGCCCGAGGACGCGATCGCCGCCTTCGAGAAGGCGATCGAGATCGACCCTTCGGACATGACGGCCTATCGCAACCTGGCCGACGTGTACGCGCGCACCGGTCGCACGCAGCAGATCATCGAGACCTACGAGAAGGCTCTGGAGCAGCGGCCCGACCAGCCGCGTATCCATCACTTCCTCGGCGTGCTCCACGAGATGGGCGGCCGCACCGATGTGGCGGTGAAGCACTACGAGAAGGCCATCCAGTTCGCCCCGGATCTGGCCGAGTCGAAGAACAATCTCGCCTATCTCTACGCCGAGTCGGGCGAGAACCTGGATCGGGCACTCGACCTCGCCCAGGACGCCAAGGCGCTTCTGCCCGACGATCCCAACACGGCCGACACGTTGGGCTGGGTGCTCTACCGGCGCGGCGTGCCCGGGGCGGCGGTGGGCTACCTCAAGGAAGCCGAAGCCGGGCTGGAGTCGGACGATCCGAATCTCGGGCTCATCCGCCACCACCTCGCTCTGGCCTACAAGGAGAGCGGCGAAAAGGAGAACGCCCGGTCGGCCGCGCGGCGCGCGATCGAGGCCCATTCCGAGTTCGTCGAGGCCCAGAAGGCCCGTGGGGTCCGCAATATGCCCCCGCCGCCGTGGCTCGGCGAGGCGAAGAGCATGGTGGAGAGCCTCTAA
- a CDS encoding LysM domain-containing protein yields MNAWKRTLGMGLGLCIGAATPCFAESVEAVDAPEAAALETSIEEVAEAPAAMADAADEDVAVEPAALDDAMPLEDDSTWDETADLAAETAEGADAPVAETPAEPSGPVLGAVGYDSAGQPGRVHVVASGDTLWDISDAYLGTPWVWPSIWQDNGDIANPHVIHPGDRIWITPNEMRRISAEEAEVFLTNAPAPEESFETVPAALDTETEEPPVAIVQPSLVPEEARMVRVSSLESAGLISPQMLTSAASVVGRVPQRLLMSQEDRVYLGLGESEVAVGDEFTIFRTNEKVTDPDTGLLLGYHVEIVGWVQVEETFPETSLASIRMSTGVVEEGDRIMPREPVTPEVAMRAAPDGVEGKISYFPKRRVLMGFSDFVYLNRGTLDGVEVGSPLEVYRPGYGAVEVSRDERVEVPDRVVAQMLVVKASEESAVALVISTATELELGDRFRGATQ; encoded by the coding sequence ATGAACGCCTGGAAGCGGACGTTGGGGATGGGTCTCGGCCTGTGCATCGGGGCGGCGACGCCGTGCTTCGCCGAGTCGGTGGAAGCGGTGGACGCACCGGAAGCGGCGGCTCTGGAGACCTCGATCGAAGAGGTCGCGGAGGCGCCGGCCGCCATGGCGGACGCGGCGGACGAAGATGTCGCCGTCGAGCCCGCGGCCCTGGACGATGCGATGCCGCTCGAGGATGACAGCACGTGGGACGAGACCGCCGACCTGGCGGCCGAGACCGCGGAGGGCGCGGATGCGCCGGTGGCCGAGACGCCGGCCGAGCCGAGCGGACCGGTTCTCGGGGCCGTGGGATACGACTCGGCGGGTCAACCCGGTCGCGTCCACGTCGTCGCATCGGGCGACACGCTCTGGGACATCTCCGACGCCTACCTGGGCACGCCCTGGGTGTGGCCGTCGATCTGGCAGGACAACGGGGACATTGCCAACCCCCACGTGATTCACCCCGGGGATCGCATCTGGATCACTCCGAACGAGATGCGTCGCATTTCGGCGGAAGAGGCCGAGGTGTTCCTGACCAACGCGCCGGCGCCCGAGGAGAGCTTCGAGACCGTGCCGGCCGCGCTGGACACCGAGACCGAGGAGCCCCCGGTCGCGATCGTGCAGCCTTCGCTCGTTCCTGAAGAGGCCCGCATGGTCCGCGTCTCGTCGCTCGAATCGGCGGGTCTGATCTCTCCGCAGATGCTGACGAGCGCCGCGAGCGTCGTCGGTCGCGTGCCCCAGCGCCTGCTGATGAGTCAGGAAGATCGCGTGTACCTCGGTCTGGGCGAGAGCGAGGTCGCGGTGGGCGACGAGTTCACCATCTTCCGTACCAACGAAAAGGTGACGGACCCGGACACGGGTCTCCTGCTCGGCTACCACGTGGAGATCGTCGGTTGGGTGCAGGTCGAGGAGACCTTCCCCGAGACCTCTCTCGCGTCGATCCGCATGTCGACGGGCGTCGTCGAAGAGGGCGACCGCATCATGCCGCGCGAGCCGGTGACGCCCGAAGTCGCGATGCGCGCGGCTCCCGACGGCGTCGAGGGCAAGATCAGCTACTTCCCGAAGCGCCGCGTGCTGATGGGATTCTCCGACTTCGTCTACCTCAACCGCGGCACGCTCGACGGTGTCGAAGTCGGCAGCCCGCTCGAGGTGTACCGCCCCGGCTACGGTGCGGTCGAGGTGTCGCGCGACGAGCGGGTGGAAGTGCCCGATCGGGTCGTGGCCCAGATGCTCGTGGTGAAGGCTTCCGAAGAGTCTGCCGTCGCGCTGGTGATCTCCACGGCGACCGAGCTCGAGCTCGGGGATCGCTTCCGCGGCGCCACGCAGTAG
- the dprA gene encoding DNA-processing protein DprA, whose product MSDREPAADRVARDPAHLRTQRSNPDRLDWLALQLAGALRAAPTTEALRDAGSPRLALARLPARARPTAKAVRAAAQRIADRGVTFLGWGTEGYPRRLAPLVDAPPVLGVRGHPEVLSRDAVAIVGSRAATAYGLGVARRLAAALAEAGLVVVSGLAYGVDAAAHRGCLSAGGTTVAVQACGLDAVYPARHRALADEIAATGAVVSEFAPGQRPRRAFFPLRNRLISGLARAVVVVEARERSGSLTTARHAAEQGVEVFAVPGPIDGASHRGSNGLLREGAAPLLEPADLLDALAWPRVEVPEAAPSPPAGPADRVLRRLAHEGADTETLAAILALPLESLAATLLELELAGRIERERDGRWRLRA is encoded by the coding sequence GTGTCCGACCGCGAACCGGCCGCTGACCGCGTAGCGCGCGATCCCGCGCACCTTCGAACCCAGCGTTCCAACCCCGACCGGTTGGATTGGTTGGCGCTGCAGCTCGCGGGGGCGCTACGCGCCGCACCGACGACCGAGGCCCTGCGCGACGCTGGCTCGCCGCGCCTCGCCCTGGCGCGGCTTCCCGCGCGCGCGCGCCCCACGGCGAAGGCCGTCCGCGCTGCGGCCCAGCGCATCGCCGATCGCGGCGTGACGTTCCTCGGCTGGGGCACCGAGGGCTACCCGCGTCGGCTCGCCCCCCTCGTCGATGCACCTCCTGTGCTCGGCGTCCGGGGGCATCCGGAGGTGCTGTCACGTGACGCCGTGGCCATCGTGGGAAGCCGCGCCGCCACCGCCTATGGCCTGGGTGTCGCGCGGCGCCTGGCCGCCGCGCTGGCGGAAGCCGGCCTGGTGGTCGTCTCGGGGCTCGCCTACGGCGTCGATGCGGCCGCCCATCGCGGCTGCTTGTCCGCGGGAGGCACGACCGTCGCCGTGCAGGCGTGCGGTCTCGACGCGGTCTATCCCGCGCGACACCGAGCGCTGGCCGACGAGATCGCGGCTACGGGGGCGGTCGTCTCCGAGTTCGCACCGGGCCAGCGCCCGCGCCGCGCGTTCTTCCCCCTGCGGAACCGCCTGATCAGCGGGCTCGCCCGGGCGGTCGTGGTCGTCGAGGCCCGCGAACGCAGTGGTTCGCTGACCACGGCCCGTCACGCGGCGGAGCAGGGGGTCGAGGTCTTCGCGGTGCCCGGGCCGATCGACGGCGCCTCGCACCGGGGCTCGAACGGCTTGCTGCGCGAAGGCGCGGCGCCGCTGCTCGAGCCCGCTGACCTGCTGGACGCGCTGGCCTGGCCGCGGGTGGAGGTTCCGGAGGCGGCCCCGTCCCCTCCGGCGGGTCCCGCCGACCGGGTGCTGCGCCGCCTCGCCCACGAAGGCGCGGATACCGAGACGCTGGCGGCGATCCTGGCGCTCCCGCTCGAATCGCTCGCGGCCACCCTGCTCGAACTCGAGCTGGCCGGTCGGATCGAGCGCGAGCGGGACGGCCGCTGGCGGCTCCGGGCCTGA
- the trmFO gene encoding methylenetetrahydrofolate--tRNA-(uracil(54)-C(5))-methyltransferase (FADH(2)-oxidizing) TrmFO, whose translation MQVLVIGAGLAGCEAAWQAARRGLDVTLVEMKPLERSPAHHSDSFAELVCSNSLRSNRTTHAVGLLKEEMRRLGSLVLAAADEAAVPAGQALAVDRELFSARITETLRAHPRVRIEHARIDTIPEDRPVILATGPLTAGGLADELQRVVGEESLYFYDALSPIVYADSIDMEIAFRASRWEDGEGDYLNLPLSREQYETFHASLLEADTVPLHSFERALYFEGCLPIEEMARRGVDTLAYGPMKPVGLRDPRTGERPHAVVQLRQEDKRGVLYSLVGFQTKLRIGEQRRLLRTLPGAAEAVFARFGSVHRNTYLNAPRHLGPSLELNAKPGVYVAGQMSGVEGYVESAALGGLAGIHVAHAVCGRPLLRPDPTTAHGALLAFLGGADAKRFQPMNVNFGLFPPLPGNRKLKRRDRYPLLAERALGEIDRYADAVAPEGFA comes from the coding sequence TTGCAGGTCCTCGTGATCGGGGCGGGTCTCGCGGGTTGTGAAGCCGCCTGGCAGGCGGCCCGCCGCGGGCTCGATGTCACTCTCGTCGAGATGAAGCCCCTCGAACGCTCGCCAGCGCACCACTCGGACAGCTTCGCCGAGTTGGTGTGCAGCAATTCCCTGCGCTCGAATCGCACCACCCACGCGGTGGGCCTGTTGAAGGAAGAGATGCGGCGGCTGGGCTCGCTGGTGCTCGCCGCGGCGGACGAGGCGGCGGTGCCGGCGGGGCAGGCGCTGGCGGTGGATCGCGAGCTGTTCTCGGCCCGCATCACCGAGACCCTGCGCGCGCATCCGCGGGTCCGCATCGAGCACGCGCGCATCGACACGATCCCCGAGGACCGCCCCGTGATCCTCGCGACGGGGCCCCTCACCGCGGGCGGTCTCGCCGACGAACTCCAGCGCGTGGTCGGAGAGGAGTCGCTGTATTTCTACGACGCGCTCTCGCCGATCGTGTACGCCGACTCGATCGACATGGAGATCGCCTTCCGGGCGTCGCGGTGGGAGGACGGGGAGGGCGACTATCTGAACCTCCCGCTCTCCCGCGAACAGTACGAGACGTTCCACGCTTCCCTGCTCGAAGCCGACACGGTTCCGCTGCACTCCTTCGAGCGCGCGCTCTACTTCGAGGGATGCCTCCCCATCGAGGAGATGGCGCGGCGCGGGGTCGACACCCTTGCCTACGGTCCGATGAAGCCCGTCGGATTGCGCGACCCGCGCACCGGCGAGCGCCCCCACGCGGTCGTCCAGCTCCGCCAGGAAGACAAGCGCGGGGTGCTCTACAGCCTGGTCGGATTCCAGACGAAGCTGCGTATCGGCGAACAGCGACGCCTGCTCCGCACACTGCCCGGCGCGGCCGAGGCGGTGTTCGCGCGCTTCGGCTCGGTGCATCGCAACACCTACCTGAACGCGCCCCGACACCTGGGGCCGAGTCTCGAGCTGAACGCGAAGCCCGGGGTCTATGTGGCGGGTCAGATGTCGGGGGTCGAGGGCTACGTGGAGTCCGCGGCGTTGGGCGGGTTGGCCGGGATCCACGTCGCGCATGCGGTTTGCGGGCGCCCGCTGCTGCGACCGGATCCCACCACCGCGCACGGTGCACTGCTCGCCTTCCTCGGTGGCGCCGACGCGAAGCGCTTCCAGCCGATGAACGTGAACTTCGGCCTCTTCCCGCCCCTCCCGGGCAATCGGAAGCTCAAGCGCCGCGATCGCTACCCGCTGCTCGCGGAGCGCGCCCTCGGCGAGATCGACCGCTATGCCGACGCCGTGGCGCCCGAGGGTTTCGCATGA
- a CDS encoding tyrosine recombinase XerC: MSAVRNAQAERDAFEQFLAAERNLSAHTQRGYLADLRQFGAFLDGSVPGREATAEHVRDYLASLHGKRHPATLGRKLAALRCFFRFAVRSGWRAGDPTEGIPTPRTPKRLPRPLAVDDCVALAECEPASVKGEAGADPSERDLRDRALVEVLYGAGLRVSELAGLDLADVDARRGDVRVRGKGGKERVVPLPRAAREALETYLGMRAAGRGSDTPLFTTLRAPKEARRLGVRDVRRVLLRLARAAGLNDRVHPHRLRHSYATHLLDMGADLREIQELLGHASLSTTEKYTAVSMERLAEVYDRAHPRARQRSKAPRPKEESS, from the coding sequence ATGAGCGCGGTGCGCAACGCCCAGGCCGAGCGCGACGCCTTCGAGCAGTTCCTGGCGGCGGAGCGAAACCTCTCCGCGCACACCCAGCGCGGCTACCTCGCGGACCTGCGTCAGTTCGGAGCGTTCCTCGACGGGTCGGTACCGGGCCGCGAGGCCACCGCCGAGCACGTCCGCGACTACCTCGCGTCCCTCCACGGCAAGCGCCACCCCGCCACGCTCGGGCGCAAGCTCGCTGCGCTGCGCTGCTTCTTCCGATTCGCGGTGCGTTCCGGCTGGCGCGCGGGGGATCCGACCGAGGGGATCCCGACGCCGCGGACGCCGAAGCGCCTGCCGCGACCGCTCGCCGTCGACGACTGCGTCGCGCTCGCCGAGTGCGAGCCTGCGTCCGTCAAGGGCGAGGCGGGTGCCGACCCGAGCGAACGCGACCTGCGCGATCGCGCGCTCGTCGAGGTGCTCTATGGCGCCGGCCTGCGCGTGTCCGAGTTGGCGGGGCTCGACCTCGCCGACGTCGACGCACGCCGCGGTGACGTGCGTGTGCGCGGAAAGGGCGGGAAGGAGCGGGTCGTCCCGTTGCCGCGCGCCGCTCGCGAGGCGCTCGAGACGTACCTCGGGATGCGCGCAGCGGGTCGGGGATCGGACACGCCGCTCTTCACGACGCTGCGCGCGCCGAAGGAAGCGCGGCGCCTCGGCGTCCGCGACGTGCGCCGCGTGCTGCTGCGTCTCGCGCGCGCGGCCGGGCTCAACGATCGCGTGCATCCGCATCGCCTGCGCCACAGCTACGCGACCCACCTGCTCGACATGGGCGCGGACCTGCGCGAGATCCAGGAGCTCCTGGGTCACGCGAGCCTCTCGACCACCGAGAAGTACACGGCGGTCTCGATGGAGCGTCTGGCCGAGGTCTACGACCGCGCGCACCCGCGGGCGCGCCAGCGCAGCAAGGCGCCGCGCCCGAAAGAGGAGTCTTCATGA
- the hslV gene encoding ATP-dependent protease subunit HslV yields the protein MKRETVRSTTVVAVLRDGKVAMASDGQVTVGETVMKQGAQKVRASSNGEALIGFAGGAADALALMERLESRLEAHPGNLRRAAVELAKEWRTDRVLRRLEAMLLVGNTDCVLVVSGNGDVIEPDDGVAAIGSGGSYALAAARALFRHTELPPAEVARRSLEIAGEICIYTNDHVTLVNLP from the coding sequence ATGAAGCGCGAAACCGTCCGCTCGACCACGGTCGTGGCCGTCCTGCGCGACGGCAAGGTAGCGATGGCCTCCGACGGTCAGGTGACGGTCGGCGAGACCGTGATGAAGCAGGGTGCGCAGAAGGTGCGCGCGTCGTCGAACGGAGAAGCGCTGATCGGCTTCGCGGGTGGCGCCGCCGATGCGTTGGCGTTGATGGAGCGCCTCGAGTCGAGGCTCGAGGCCCATCCGGGCAACCTGCGCCGCGCGGCCGTCGAGCTTGCCAAGGAGTGGCGCACCGACCGGGTGCTGCGGCGGCTCGAGGCGATGCTCCTCGTCGGCAATACCGATTGCGTACTGGTCGTGTCGGGCAACGGAGACGTGATCGAGCCCGACGACGGCGTGGCGGCGATCGGGTCCGGCGGGAGCTACGCCCTGGCCGCGGCCCGTGCGCTCTTCCGCCACACTGAGCTCCCCCCTGCCGAGGTCGCGCGGCGCTCCCTCGAGATCGCCGGCGAGATCTGCATCTACACCAACGATCACGTGACCCTGGTGAACCTGCCATGA
- the hslU gene encoding ATP-dependent protease ATPase subunit HslU, whose amino-acid sequence MTDTPSFTPREVVSELDRYIVGQPEAKRAVAIALRNRWRRRQVPEELRDEIAPKNIIMIGPTGVGKTEVARRLAKLAQAPFLKVEASKFTEVGYVGRDVESIVRDLTELGVALVLEEEKRAVRAKAEEQAEERLLDALLPPPIVSPHGPAPDPQQAIPLPAPDAGSDTSATREKLRRMLREGALDDREVEVEVEDGGGANPSVSLFTPQGVEEMGMQFKDLLGGLLPQKTRRRKMRVAEAREVLSAEEATRLVDMDTVREQAIARVEQSGIVFIDEIDKVAAGAAGKGGPDVSREGVQRDLLPIVEGSTVQTKHGPVATDHVLFIAAGAFHVAKPSDLIPELQGRFPIRVELTSLGQEDFVKILTEPRNSLVRQYSELLATEDVHLEWKEDGIAAIAAFASRVNERSDDIGARRLHTVMEKLLEELSFEAPDLGGSQQVVDEAFVRERLESLVEDEDLARFIL is encoded by the coding sequence ATGACCGATACCCCCAGCTTTACGCCGCGCGAAGTCGTCTCGGAACTCGACCGCTACATCGTGGGCCAGCCCGAGGCGAAGCGAGCGGTGGCCATCGCACTCCGCAACCGCTGGCGACGACGCCAGGTGCCCGAGGAGCTGCGCGACGAGATCGCGCCGAAGAACATCATCATGATCGGACCTACCGGCGTCGGGAAGACCGAAGTCGCGCGTCGGTTGGCGAAGCTCGCACAGGCGCCGTTCCTCAAGGTCGAGGCGTCGAAGTTCACCGAGGTGGGCTACGTCGGTCGCGACGTCGAGTCGATCGTGCGCGATCTCACCGAGCTCGGGGTCGCCCTGGTCCTCGAAGAAGAGAAGCGCGCCGTCCGCGCGAAGGCCGAGGAGCAGGCCGAGGAGCGCCTGCTCGATGCGCTCCTGCCGCCTCCGATCGTGTCGCCCCACGGACCAGCGCCCGACCCGCAACAGGCGATTCCGCTCCCCGCACCCGACGCCGGCTCCGACACCAGTGCGACCCGCGAGAAGCTGCGACGCATGTTGCGCGAGGGAGCCCTCGACGACCGCGAGGTGGAGGTCGAGGTCGAGGATGGGGGTGGCGCGAACCCGAGCGTCTCGCTGTTCACGCCCCAGGGCGTCGAAGAGATGGGCATGCAGTTCAAGGATCTGCTCGGCGGCCTGCTCCCCCAGAAGACCCGGCGTCGCAAGATGCGCGTGGCCGAAGCCCGCGAGGTGTTGTCCGCCGAGGAGGCGACGCGCCTGGTCGACATGGACACCGTGCGCGAGCAGGCGATCGCGCGGGTCGAACAGAGCGGCATCGTGTTCATCGACGAGATCGACAAGGTTGCCGCCGGGGCGGCCGGCAAGGGCGGGCCCGACGTCTCCCGAGAGGGCGTTCAGCGCGACCTCCTTCCGATCGTCGAGGGGTCGACCGTCCAGACGAAGCACGGTCCGGTGGCCACCGACCACGTGTTGTTCATCGCAGCTGGCGCCTTTCATGTGGCGAAGCCCTCGGATCTGATCCCCGAGCTGCAGGGGCGGTTCCCGATTCGCGTGGAGCTGACGTCCTTGGGGCAAGAGGATTTCGTGAAGATCCTGACCGAGCCGCGCAACTCGCTCGTGCGCCAGTACTCGGAGCTACTCGCCACCGAGGACGTCCACCTCGAGTGGAAGGAGGACGGGATCGCCGCGATCGCCGCCTTCGCATCGCGCGTGAACGAGCGCTCGGACGACATCGGCGCCCGACGCCTGCACACGGTGATGGAGAAGCTGCTCGAGGAGCTCTCCTTCGAGGCCCCCGACCTCGGCGGTTCGCAGCAGGTCGTCGACGAGGCCTTCGTGCGCGAGCGCCTCGAGAGCCTGGTCGAGGACGAGGACCTCGCGCGTTTCATCCTCTGA